A single region of the Drosophila miranda strain MSH22 chromosome 2, D.miranda_PacBio2.1, whole genome shotgun sequence genome encodes:
- the LOC108157791 gene encoding allergen Tab y 5.0101-like, with translation MSLGCTCLTLIFFLAGCISGVSAAFKFNPNLYCDLPYCGPHNLVCVKSNFTFQCKPSGKFVNLRHHQNQIVGALNSFRNRAATGLTRYLLPAGRMARMSWSEELEYFARADLMTCMPLPRPCMTSPNIPNIGSIFDTSAYPGKEKKNVDVVLSMIAGWAKEAQYVTRQQTVYLEERKDSRSTYKPVLLMTERNTHVGCAGFKFTQDRINYFYVSCCFSTVGMKHTAIYQIALKPGTLCKRRDMQYKNLCAIGEKYTENMQIYSDQFM, from the exons ATGTCCTTAGGCTGTACCTGCCTGACTCTGATCTTTTTTCTGGCTGGATGTATCTCTGGCGTGTCGGCGGCGTTCAAGTTTAACCCCAACCTCTACTGCGATCTGCCGTACTGTGGACCGCACAACCTAGTTTGTGTGAAGAGT AACTTCACCTTTCAATGCAAGCCCTCGGGTAAGTTTGTGAACTTGCGGCACCACCAGAACCAAATAGTTGGGGCGTTGAATAGCTTTCGGAATAGGGCCGCCACCGGACTGACGCGATATCTGCTGCCGGCCGGAAGGATGGCTCGTATGAGCTGGTCCGAAGAGCTCGAGTACTTCGCCAGGGCCGATCTCATGACCTGCATGCCCTTGCCGCGCCCCTGCATGACATCGCCGAATATACCCAACATTGGCAGCATCTTCGACACCTCCGCCTACCCgggaaaggaaaagaaaaacgtTGACGTGGTCCTCAGTATGATAGCAGGATGGGCAAAGGAGGCACAGTATGTGACCAGGCAGCAAACAGTATACCTTGAAGAGCGCAAGGATTCTAG ATCGACATACAAGCCAGTTCTGCTGATGACGGAACGCAATACGCATGTGGGATGTGCTGGTTTCAAATTTACCCAGGACCGAATCAACTATTTTTACGTGAGCTGCTGCTTTTCCACAGTCGGCATGAAGCACACGGCCATCTACCAAATCGCCTTGAAGCCGGGTACGCTCTGCAAGCGTCGTGATATGCAATATAAGAATCTGTGCGCCATCGGAGAGAAGTATACGGAGAATATGCAAATTTATTCCGATCAATTCATGTGA
- the LOC108157789 gene encoding uncharacterized protein LOC108157789, giving the protein MRQQSLLQLILVACLSPGWECFELQFLRQLKSELNFEFVLLLGNSEPIWLKSLWQLPVSVIQMNEKIPHVNYNLSQHHSKNFLSIGFVKDFPDRLLEVVHLNLRMLNTVPIIFVMRKRKMRVQPLLEWFWLHDFLNVLVIYKDFKESSHTIYSYTPFPILQFIERRLENTTMLFPPRMSDLHGYRLPIAVGGSSPRLIVYRGANGELIYSGLVGNLMKSIEQRFNCRLVQPHPLNESAIPPALQLIGAVRNGSAEFALAAVYPQGPFVGLTYPFELMSWCLMMPVPEEIPRSELYAMVFHWPAFLLILLALVAISLILGLSLRLHGYRVQPTEFFLHNSCLRGLLGQSFIEVFRAPPLVRGIYLEICVLGILITTWYNSYFSAYVTSAPRRPPLTSYESIARSHTKIVVWTSEYRILLKYFSSIEEYESMFQFEPDYNKFIEMRESFNTKYGYMLPMEKWLLISEEQKIFSTPLFTMREDLCFFHAIPIVFPIKENSIFREALDRLIQEVLATGLLNRWRAMAFTDMIKAGQLSLVDRGKPKDFQAMQLMDLQQISVAFGLMMALAIVVFLLELMWFWRHQIRVRLGQVW; this is encoded by the exons ATGAGGCAGCAGTCGCTCCTTCAGTTAATCCTCGTGGCTTGCCTGAGTCCTGGCTGGGAGTGCTTCGAGTTGCAGTTTCTTCGGCAACTTAAAAGCGAGCTGAACTTTGAGTTTGTACTGCTGCTCGGAAATTCGGAACCCATTTGGCTAAAGAGCTTATGGCAGCTGCCGGTGTCCGTCATTCAGATGAATGAGAAGATCCCCCACGTGAACTATAATCTGAGTCAACATCATTCGAAGAACTTCCTGAGCATTGGTTTTGTGAAAGATTTCCCCGATCGATTGCTTGAGGTTGTCCACTTAAATCTGAGAATGCTGAACACTGTGCCGATTATTTTCGTGATGAGAAAGCGGAAGATGCGAGTGCAACCGCTGCTGGAATGGTTCTGGCTGCATGATTTTCTTAATGTCTTGGTCATTTATAAGGATTTTAAG GAATCTTCCCACACCATCTACAGTTACACGCCATTCCCCATTTTGCAGTTCATTGAGAGACGCCTCGAGAATACCACCATGCTGTTCCCTCCTCGAATGTCAGATCTACATGGCTATCGACTGCCGATTGCGGTGGGCGGGTCATCGCCGCGTCTAATCGTGTACCGAGGGGCCAATGGAGAACTCATATACTCCGGGCTGGTCGGTAATCTGATGAAGAGCATCGAGCAGCGGTTCAACTGCCGTCTAGTGCAGCCGCATCCGTTGAATGAGTCCGCCATTCCGCCGGCTCTGCAACTGATTGGGGCAGTGCGTAACGGAAGCGCAGAGTTCGCTCTGGCGGCCGTCTATCCCCAGGGGCCCTTCGTCGGCTTAACGTATCCTTTCGAGCTGATGAGCTGGTGCCTGATGATGCCTGTACCGGAGGAGATTCCACGCAGCGAGCTGTACGCCATGGTATTTCATTGGCCGGCATTTCTACTCATTCTCCTGGCTCTAGTGGCCATTTCTCTGATTTTGGGCCTGTCCCTGAGGCTCCATGGATATCGGGTGCAGCCGACTGAGTTTTTCCTGCACAATAGTTGCCTGAGGGGACTGCTGGGACAGTCCTTTATCGAGGTCTTTCGAGCTCCCCCTCTGGTTCGCGGTATTTACCTGGAGATATGCGTGCTGGGGATTCTGATCACCACCTGGTACAACTCTTACTTCTCTGCTTACGTGACGAGTGCCCCGCGGCGACCTCCCCTTACCAGCTACGAAAGCATTGCGCGTTCCCACACAAAGATCGTGGTATGGACCTCCGAATACCGTATACTTTTGAAGTACTTCAGCAGCATAGAGGAGTATGAGTCCATGTTCCAATTCGAGCCGGACTACAATAAGTTTATAGAAATGCGCGAGTCCTTTAATACGAAATATGGCTATATGCTGCCGATGGAGAAGTGGCTGCTGATCAGTGAGGAGCAGAAGATCTTCAGTACGCCACTCTTCACAATGCGGGAGGATCTCTGCTTCTTTCACGCCATTCCCATTGTCTTTCCCATCAAGGAAAATAGCATCTTCCGAGAGGCCCTGGACCGCCTCATACAGGAGGTGCTGGCAACTGGTCTCCTCAATCGCTGGCGGGCCATGGCCTTCACGGACATGATCAAGGCGGGTCAGCTGAGTCTTGTCGATCGAGGCAAGCCCAAGGACTTTCAAGCCATGCAACTGATGGACTTGCAACAGATTTCGGTAGCCTTTGGCTTGATGATGGCTTTGGCAATTGTAGTGTTTCTTCTGGAGCTGATGTGGTTCTGGCGTCATCAAATAAGGGTGAGACTCGGACAGGTATGGTAA
- the LOC108154037 gene encoding uncharacterized protein LOC108154037: MDCPCLMLSCLCLICLGASGSKVVQLLDRIRQESHFEYLLLMKNRNATVPDQAWNGSTLAMELMDELRVPVLQLDENVSYFLHNGIHSRLVTVVYLSSGRLEEHDGLLKALVANLRHMTTSRVIFLMEMEPASEGLLFDIFAHCWKMRVLNVLVLFADHEKTHTFYRYSPFPHLHIEEGTYDSPLKIFPHRLRNFRGYRMPTIIGGTSPRVIAYYKRGKVVYEGTVGHFMDVFQRKYNFSFVQPLLSSNPTVFAPSMQTVAAVRNHTVEVAMSLTFPTIPPFGFTYPYEQMNWCIMLPVEADVSTPEYYTRVFDLQAFLVTLFTLVGISFLLAMTLWLHGYRVAPYDFLLHESCLRGVLGQSFVEVSRAPTLVRGIYLEICVLGILITSWYNSYFSSYLTTVPKEMPYRSYDDLYASRLKVVAWMPEYVELIGRLAELRKYESMFMVVPEFSRYIILRDSFNTRYGYMMHTTKWMVITAQQKVFSKPLFRMREDFCFFNNIPFGFPINENSVFLEPILTLIMELAATGLTLHWMQSAFSEQIEAGELHFLDLSPHREFRAMQLIDLQYVWYGFAFMSALSSIVWLLEVVRHRLRRRGEARRQVK, encoded by the exons ATGGATTGTCCGTGTCTGATGCTTTCCTGCCTTTGCTTGATTTGCTTGGGGGCGAGTGGCTCAAAGGTTGTGCAATTGCTGGACAGGATACGGCAGGAGTCTCACTTTGAATACCTGCTGCTGATGAAGAACAGGAATGCCACTGTGCCGGATCAGGCTTGGAATGGCAGCACACTGGCCATGGAGCTCATGGATGAACTGAGGGTCCCTGTGCTGCAGCTGGATGAGAATGTTAGCTACTTTCTCCACAATGGCATCCACAGTCGACTGGTGACTGTGGTATACTTGAGCAGTGGCAGGCTGGAGGAGCACGATGGTTTGCTTAAGGCGTTGGTGGCCAATCTCAGACACATGACCACATCGAGAGTCATATTTCTGATGGAAATGGAACCGGCAAGTGAAGGACTACTCTTTGATATATTTGCGCATTGCTGGAAAATGAGGGTACTGAATGTCCTGGTCTTATTTGCGGATCACGAG AAAACTCACACTTTTTACCGCTACTCGCCTTTTCCCCATCTTCACATAGAGGAGGGAACCTATGACTCTCCGCTGAAAATTTTTCCGCATCGACTCCGGAACTTCCGTGGATATCGAATGCCCACGATTATTGGGGGCACCTCGCCACGCGTTATAGCCTATTACAAGCGGGGAAAAGTGGTGTACGAGGGTACTGTTGGCCACTTCATGGACGTCTTTCAGCGGAAATACAATTTCAGCTTCGTCCAGCCGCTTCTGTCGTCGAACCCGACTGTCTTTGCCCCATCCATGCAGACGGTGGCCGCTGTGCGCAACCACACCGTGGAGGTGGCCATGTCGCTGACCTTTCCCACCATACCGCCCTTCGGCTTCACGTACCCGTATGAGCAGATGAACTGGTGCATTATGCTGCCCGTCGAGGCAGACGTCTCCACGCCGGAGTACTACACAAGGGTGTTCGATCTGCAGGCCTTCCTGGTGACCCTGTTTACGCTGGTGGGGATATCCTTTCTGCTGGCCATGACTCTGTGGCTCCATGGGTATCGGGTGGCTCCGTATGACTTCCTCCTGCACGAAAGCTGTCTGCGCGGAGTGCTGGGGCAGTCTTTCGTTGAGGTAAGTCGAGCTCCCACTCTTGTTCGTGGCATCTATCTGGAGATCTGCGTGCTGGGTATTCTCATCACGTCCTGGTACAACTCCTACTTCTCCTCCTACCTGACCACGGTGCCAAAGGAGATGCCATATCGCAGCTACGATGATTTATATGCCTCCCGCTTGAAGGTGGTGGCCTGGATGCCGGAATATGTGGAGCTGATTGGGCGGCTCGCAGAGTTACGGAAGTACGAGTCCATGTTCATGGTAGTGCCAGAATTCAGTCGCTACATAATTCTGCGCGACTCCTTCAACACCAGGTACGGCTACATGATGCACACCACCAAGTGGATGGTCATCACCGCGCAGCAGAAGGTCTTCTCCAAGCCCCTGTTCCGGATGCGTGAGGATTTCTGCTTCTTCAATAACATACCGTTCGGTTTTCCCATCAACGAGAACTCTGTGTTCTTGGAACCGATTCTCACGCTCATCATGGAACTCGCCGCAACGGGCCTCACTTTGCATTGGATGCAGAGCGCATTCTCGGAGCAGATCGAGGCAGGGGAACTGCACTTCCTCGACCTGAGTCCCCACAGAGAGTTCCGGGCCATGCAGTTAATAGATCTGCAGTATGTCTGGTATGGTTTCGCCTTCATGTCGGCGCTCTCCTCAATCGTCTGGCTACTGGAGGTGGTCCGGCATAGACTACGCAGACGAGGCGAGGCGCGGCGGCAAGTTAAATGA
- the LOC108157266 gene encoding putative uncharacterized protein DDB_G0277255 produces the protein MIGTEDMSASAGMDISESFRAEDLSKADFFDFVTGPDMGIGIGVGVDSLGVSLHQQQHHQQQPHQQQQQHHHSQHNSHTASHVQVVHQPTISISTQSPQQALCGGGARTNSSMIHDGGGGGGGGGGGGGGGGGIVIPVGNRNGSSNGGDPTLQGYEFWNQDKDSSRLDSTSIFEDLDRYCWQQQPVTANAGNGGATATATNQPSPTSPQSHHHQQQQHSHAHQQQQQPNPSSSSAASSGAGSSSDTISSLDTTDGQIYTLTVLNGGEPWLKRSEAEQLPSSLDLDSLLGSFPGYIKSEYPYDDSGFSTDAKDVIVNGADANGLSSISQGPTQTLPSLVTAISIAGGNDLGQQLAQFQNNNNDWHMADHNAETEQSTAESLLRSALQGKGYSKGLHMQNGLAMPVVKEEDMRRLLFTDDAADALGFADSTLNAAQMFDEAQGMAGVHLTSQQQQQQVQQQQQQHNGNANIIVDDMFLSLENAFSDDFEKIKRIANEVQQFCTGGSSTPTPGTDYSSATDVLMQISPNPTAITTANQLQPPQPLKPEVSTSTPPTGGAGSSANHPGRSCSGISKPKKQYKRSSSSSTTSSSNNNNNPNVANNNNNNNNSSSGSGGGGALGVVMGSSAGSGSSSSSGSASSSSNSPPANSSGSSSSASGGGGQRKERSLHYCSICSKGFKDKYSVNVHIRTHTGEKPFACSLCGKSFRQKAHLAKHYQTHMTQKNNGSLIKGSSSKHQRSSGGSSAAAAAAAAASINQQRQMTPSLPGMISNPNTPPGILPPANGLLTNR, from the exons ATGATCGGCACTGAGGATATGTCCGCATCGGCTGGCATGGATATAAGCGAATCCTTTCGTGCCGAGGATCTCTCCAAGGCGGACTTCTTCGACTTTGTCACTGGCCCCGACATGGGCATCGGCATTGGTGTGGGCGTCGACTCCTTGGGCGTCAGcctgcaccagcagcagcaccatcagcagcagccccaccagcagcagcagcagcaccaccacagTCAGCACAACAGTCACACCGCCAGCCACGTTCAAGTGGTGCACCAGCCaaccatctccatctccaccCAATCACCACAGCAGGCCCTGTGCGGCGGTGGTGCGAGAACCAACAGCAGCATGATCCACGATGGTGGGGGAGGCGGTGGtggagggggaggaggaggaggaggtggcgGTGGCATCGTGATACCCGTGGGCAATCGAAATGGTAGCAGCAATGGAGGAGATCCCACGTTACAGGGCTATGAG TTCTGGAACCAGGACAAGGACAGCAGTCGCCTCGATTCTACCTCCATATTCGAGGACCTCGATCGTTACTGCTGGCAACAGCAGCCGGTCACTGCCAACGCTGGTAATGGtggagccacagccacagccaccaaCCAGCCCAGTCCCACGTCTCCTCAGtcgcaccaccaccagcagcagcagcattcgCATGcccaccaacagcagcagcagcccaatCCCAGCAGTTCCTCGGCCGCCTCCAGTGGggcgggcagcagcagcgacaccATCAGCAGCCTGGACACCACCGACGGACAGATCTACACCCTGACAGTATTAAACGGCGGCGAGCCCTGGCTGAAGCGCTCTGAGGCAGAGCAGCTGCCGAGCTCCCTCGATCTGGACAGTCTTCTGGGCAGCTTTCCGGGGTACATCAAGTCGGAGTATCCATACGACGACAGCGGCTTCAGCACAGACGCCAAGGATGTGATCGTGAACGGGGCAGATGCCAATGGTCTCAGCAGTATTTCCCAGGGCCCCACACAGACGCTGCCCTCGCTCGTTACGGCCATTTCCATCGCGGGGGGCAATGACTTGGGCCAGCAGTTGGCCCAGTTccagaacaacaacaacgactgGCATATGGCCGATCACAATGCCGAGACGGAGCAGAGCACGGCGGAGTCACTGCTACGTAGCGCGCTCCAGGGTAAGGGGTACTCCAAGGGTCTGCATATGCAGAACGGCCTAGCTATGCCCGTCGTCAAGGAGGAGGATATGCGGCGCCTGCTCTTCACGGACGATGCTGCCGATGCCCTGGGCTTTGCCGACTCCACGCTAAATGCCGCCCAAATGTTTGACGAGGCTCAGGGCATGGCTGGTGTCCATCTCAcatcccagcagcagcagcagcaggtgcaacagcaacagcagcagcacaatgGCAATGCCAATATCATTGTGGACGATATGTTCCTGTCGTTGGAGAACGCCTTCAGCGATGACTTTGAGAAGATCAAGCGCATCGCCAACGAGGTGCAGCAGTTCTGCACCGGAGGCTCTTCGACGCCCACGCCAGGCACAGACTACAGCAGTGCCACCGATGTCCTCATGCAAATCTCCCCGAATCCGACGGCAATCACGACGGCCAATCAGCTCCAGCCGCCGCAGCCACTAAAGCCGGAAGTGAGCACATCAACACCGCCCACGGGCGGAGCAGGCTCATCCGCCAATCATCCTGGCAGATCTTGCAGTGGCATCTCAAAGCCCAAGAAGCAGTACAaacggagcagcagcagcagcactaccagcagcagcaacaacaacaacaatcccAATGTggctaacaacaacaacaacaacaacaacagcagcagcggcagcggcggagGAGGAGCACTGGGCGTGGTCATGGGCAGCAGTGCGGGAAGTGGCAGCTCATCATCCAGCGGCAGtgcgagcagcagcagcaacagtccGCCTGCCAACTCCAgtggctcctcctcctcggccagTGGCGGCGGTGGTCAGCGGAAAGAGCGCTCCCTGCACTATTGCTCCATCTGCTCGAAGGGATTCAAGGACAAGTACTCGGTGAATGTCCACATCCGCACCCACACGGGCGAGAAGCCCTTCGCCTGCTCCCTGTGCGGCAAGAGCTTCCGGCAGAAGGCGCACCTGGCTAAGCACTACCAGACGCACATGACCCAAAAGAACAATGGAAGCCTGATCAAGGGCAGCTCCTCCAAGCACCAGAGATCCAGTGGTGGATCATCTGCGGCAgccgcagctgcagcagcagcatccatcAATCAGCAGCGGCAGATGACTCCGTCACTGCCTGGCATGATCAGCAATCCGAACACTCCGCCTGGCATCCTGCCCCCAGCCAATGGCCTGCTCACGAATCGGTAG